A part of Bacillus thuringiensis genomic DNA contains:
- a CDS encoding ABC transporter ATP-binding protein: protein MKNPLLRIENLQTSFRIQDHYHAAVDDVSLTVHENEIVAIVGESGCGKSALALSIMRLHNEANTKLQGQLNYRDKDLLTMSTAEMNKVRGSNIGMIFQEPLTALDPLMTVGKQIEENLDYHTSLSKIEKKERTLELLHQVGIPKPELTYKQYPHELSGGMRQRIVIAIAIACNPALIIADEPTTALDVTIQAQILDLLKSIQEQTKMGIILITHDLSVVAETADRIVVMYAGQVVETGKVEEIFNNPLHPYTRSLLNSIPSAYGEKEKLHVIQGVVPSLAKLPRSGCRFQARIPWIRPDQHEENPILHEVKPDHWVRCTCYKHFNFQHKKGDDVTHGTA from the coding sequence ATGAAGAATCCACTTCTTCGCATTGAAAACTTACAAACTTCCTTTCGCATACAAGATCACTATCATGCAGCAGTTGATGATGTCTCGTTAACTGTCCATGAAAATGAAATTGTCGCGATAGTTGGTGAATCTGGTTGCGGAAAAAGTGCACTTGCCCTTTCTATTATGCGACTGCATAATGAAGCAAATACAAAATTACAAGGGCAGCTTAACTATAGAGATAAGGATTTACTAACTATGTCGACCGCAGAAATGAATAAAGTACGCGGATCAAACATCGGTATGATTTTCCAAGAACCTCTTACAGCACTCGATCCTCTTATGACAGTTGGAAAACAAATCGAAGAAAACTTAGACTACCACACAAGCCTTTCAAAAATTGAAAAGAAAGAGCGCACCTTAGAACTACTTCATCAAGTTGGTATTCCAAAACCAGAACTTACATATAAACAATACCCACACGAATTATCTGGCGGAATGAGACAAAGAATTGTTATCGCAATTGCAATTGCTTGTAACCCAGCACTCATTATTGCGGATGAGCCAACAACGGCACTTGACGTAACCATCCAAGCACAAATTTTAGACTTACTAAAGTCTATTCAAGAACAAACAAAAATGGGCATCATTTTAATTACACATGATTTAAGTGTTGTTGCAGAAACAGCTGATCGTATCGTCGTTATGTACGCTGGACAAGTTGTAGAAACAGGTAAAGTTGAAGAGATTTTTAATAATCCTCTTCACCCCTATACTCGTTCTCTATTAAACTCAATTCCATCTGCATATGGTGAAAAAGAAAAATTACATGTAATTCAAGGCGTAGTTCCTTCGTTAGCGAAGCTTCCTCGCTCAGGTTGCCGTTTCCAAGCTCGAATTCCATGGATTAGACCTGATCAACACGAGGAAAATCCAATTTTACACGAAGTAAAACCAGACCATTGGGTGCGTTGTA
- the glpT gene encoding glycerol-3-phosphate transporter, whose protein sequence is MFFTQLFKPAPHAERLPADRVDSEYRKLRLQVFLGIFIGYAGYYFVRKNFSLAMPYLIEQGFSKGELGVILSAVSIAYGLSKFLMGIVSDRCNPRYFLAAGLFLSGIINIIFGSFSFITTSIILMFVLQFLNGWVQGMGWPPCGRTMVHWFSISERGTKMSIWNVAHNVGGALMPSLVTLGLYFFANDWHSIFYFPGILSILVGIYVLITMRDTPQSCGLPSIEEHTGEYPSDEKVKDRERELSVKEILFTYVLNNKFLWYIAIANVFVYFVRYGVVDWAPTYLVEEKSFTHSSSRTAYALYEWAGIPGTLLCGWMSDKLFKGRRAPAGILFMVGVFIAVLVYWLNPPGNPMVDSIALVSIGFLIYGPVMLIGLHALDLAPKKAAGTAAGLTGFFGYLGGATFASAAMGFIVDAFGWDGGFILLLVSCVLAMFFLALTLKTGSAKPKQA, encoded by the coding sequence ATGTTTTTCACACAATTATTTAAACCTGCACCCCACGCGGAACGCTTACCAGCTGATCGCGTTGATAGCGAATACCGTAAATTACGTTTACAAGTATTCTTGGGTATCTTCATCGGCTATGCAGGTTACTACTTTGTTCGAAAAAACTTTTCACTAGCAATGCCATACTTAATCGAACAAGGCTTTAGTAAAGGAGAACTTGGGGTTATCCTTTCAGCAGTATCTATCGCTTACGGATTAAGTAAATTTCTTATGGGTATCGTATCCGACCGTTGTAATCCTCGCTACTTTTTAGCAGCTGGGCTATTTTTATCAGGTATCATTAATATTATTTTCGGCTCATTTTCTTTCATTACAACGAGCATTATACTCATGTTTGTCCTTCAGTTTTTAAATGGATGGGTACAAGGTATGGGCTGGCCTCCTTGTGGTCGTACGATGGTTCACTGGTTCTCTATTAGTGAACGTGGTACAAAAATGTCTATTTGGAACGTTGCTCATAATGTCGGTGGCGCACTTATGCCTTCTCTTGTAACATTAGGGTTATATTTCTTTGCAAATGACTGGCATAGTATTTTTTACTTCCCAGGTATTCTTTCAATTTTAGTTGGTATTTATGTGTTAATTACGATGAGAGATACACCTCAATCTTGTGGATTACCTTCTATTGAAGAACATACTGGAGAATATCCATCAGATGAAAAAGTAAAAGATCGAGAACGCGAACTTTCAGTAAAAGAAATTTTATTTACATACGTACTAAACAATAAATTCTTATGGTACATCGCTATCGCGAACGTTTTCGTTTATTTCGTACGTTACGGCGTTGTAGACTGGGCTCCTACTTATTTAGTAGAGGAAAAAAGTTTCACTCATAGTAGCTCTCGTACAGCTTATGCTCTATACGAATGGGCTGGTATTCCAGGTACACTTCTTTGCGGCTGGATGAGTGATAAACTGTTTAAAGGGCGCCGTGCACCTGCCGGTATTTTATTTATGGTTGGTGTATTTATCGCCGTTCTTGTTTACTGGCTAAATCCTCCTGGTAATCCAATGGTTGATAGTATCGCACTTGTCTCAATTGGATTTTTAATTTATGGACCTGTTATGTTAATCGGCCTACACGCACTAGACTTAGCACCAAAAAAAGCTGCTGGAACTGCTGCTGGTTTAACTGGGTTCTTCGGTTACCTAGGTGGAGCTACTTTTGCTAGCGCAGCTATGGGCTTTATCGTAGATGCATTCGGATGGGATGGCGGATTCATCTTATTACTTGTATCTTGTGTACTTGCAATGTTCTTCCTTGCTCTTACTTTAAAGACAGGATCTGCAAAACCAAAACAAGCTTAA
- a CDS encoding MarR family winged helix-turn-helix transcriptional regulator translates to MPNDMTHIDKIQALAFSIGKKMQTELLEQMQATGLTPPQFYILKILDHYGASRATKLAKKMYVKPSAITVMIDRLIDQELVERYHDKDDRRVVIIELTKKGKARVEEAMTARNEHIAKYFSHLELQEREDLLRLFEKLEIIICGTQEKKENN, encoded by the coding sequence ATGCCAAATGATATGACGCATATCGATAAAATTCAAGCTCTTGCCTTTTCGATTGGAAAGAAAATGCAGACGGAGTTATTAGAACAAATGCAAGCAACAGGACTTACACCACCGCAGTTTTATATTTTAAAGATTTTAGATCATTACGGTGCTTCAAGAGCGACAAAATTAGCAAAAAAGATGTATGTAAAGCCTAGTGCAATTACAGTGATGATTGATCGCCTAATTGACCAAGAGCTTGTAGAGCGCTATCACGACAAAGATGACCGTCGTGTTGTCATCATTGAGTTAACAAAAAAGGGGAAAGCAAGAGTAGAAGAGGCAATGACAGCTCGTAATGAGCATATTGCAAAATATTTCTCACATTTAGAATTACAAGAAAGAGAAGATTTGTTACGTCTCTTTGAGAAGTTAGAAATAATTATTTGCGGGACACAAGAGAAAAAAGAGAATAACTAA
- a CDS encoding MDR family MFS transporter, whose protein sequence is MEQQENINRKLLLIGLIIAMLFAALDGTIVGTAMPRIVGELGGLSLMTWLTTAYMLTSTTVVPIAGKLADLLGRRNVYITGLVIFMIGSALCGMANGMTELIIFRGIQGLGGGIMMPMAMIIIGDMFTGKERAKWQGIFGALYGLASVIGPQVGGWIVDAVNWRWVFYINLPVGILATIFIAMGLKSHKQTGPIKIDIAGIFTMILGVVSLLLALTFGGKDYAWDSWQIIGLFALALIGIVSFVIVETKAEEPILPMHFFKNRTFTILNAIGFFMSIGMFGAIMFVPFFMQGIVGVSAAESGTIMTPMMITMIVMSIIGGQLVLKVGVKPQIITGMLIMAGGFWLLTTMDMHTTKLTATFYMSIIGLGMGLVMPTLTLALQESFPKKDLGVVTSSSQFFRQIGGTFGITILGSIMNNTSGTTLTNKLVPVLDTFPKEAGQMVTKFKDMIHTDPQGLYSMLFSPEALKQMPEAFASSIVPILKNSLVDSLHTVFLTGLVFIVVGAIFTIFLQKIKLSDRKKGAEEPAAEEKEQTVSYS, encoded by the coding sequence ATGGAGCAACAAGAAAACATAAATAGAAAGTTGCTGTTAATCGGTTTAATAATCGCGATGCTATTTGCTGCATTAGATGGAACAATCGTTGGTACAGCAATGCCGCGTATCGTCGGTGAACTAGGCGGATTAAGCTTAATGACGTGGTTAACAACAGCTTATATGTTAACATCAACGACAGTGGTACCAATTGCAGGTAAATTAGCGGATTTACTTGGCCGTCGTAACGTATATATTACAGGACTAGTTATCTTTATGATTGGTTCGGCGTTATGTGGTATGGCAAATGGTATGACAGAATTAATTATTTTCCGTGGTATTCAAGGTCTTGGTGGCGGTATTATGATGCCAATGGCTATGATTATTATCGGAGATATGTTTACGGGAAAAGAACGTGCGAAATGGCAAGGTATTTTTGGTGCGTTATACGGTCTTGCTTCTGTAATTGGACCACAAGTGGGTGGTTGGATTGTAGATGCGGTGAACTGGAGATGGGTATTCTACATTAACTTACCAGTTGGTATTTTAGCGACAATCTTTATTGCAATGGGATTAAAATCACATAAACAAACGGGACCAATTAAAATTGATATCGCTGGAATCTTTACGATGATTCTCGGTGTTGTAAGCTTATTACTTGCGTTAACGTTTGGTGGAAAAGATTACGCGTGGGATTCTTGGCAAATTATCGGGTTGTTTGCATTAGCTCTAATTGGTATTGTTAGCTTTGTTATTGTTGAAACGAAAGCAGAAGAACCAATTTTACCGATGCATTTCTTTAAAAATCGCACATTTACAATACTGAATGCGATTGGTTTCTTTATGAGTATCGGAATGTTTGGTGCTATTATGTTCGTACCATTCTTTATGCAAGGAATTGTAGGAGTAAGTGCTGCTGAATCAGGAACAATTATGACACCAATGATGATTACAATGATTGTGATGAGTATTATCGGTGGTCAACTTGTATTAAAAGTTGGTGTGAAACCACAAATTATTACAGGGATGCTTATTATGGCTGGTGGTTTCTGGTTATTAACAACGATGGATATGCACACGACTAAACTTACTGCTACTTTTTATATGAGTATTATCGGTTTAGGAATGGGTCTTGTAATGCCGACATTAACATTAGCTTTACAAGAAAGTTTCCCGAAAAAAGATCTTGGTGTCGTAACATCATCAAGTCAGTTCTTCCGTCAAATCGGTGGAACATTTGGTATTACAATTTTAGGGTCAATCATGAATAACACTTCAGGTACAACATTAACAAATAAATTAGTACCTGTATTAGATACATTCCCGAAAGAAGCGGGACAAATGGTAACAAAATTTAAAGATATGATTCATACAGATCCACAAGGTTTATATTCGATGCTATTTAGCCCAGAGGCATTAAAACAAATGCCAGAAGCATTCGCTAGCAGCATTGTACCAATCTTGAAAAATTCTTTAGTAGACTCACTTCATACTGTATTTCTAACAGGATTAGTATTCATTGTAGTGGGCGCTATCTTTACGATTTTCTTACAGAAGATTAAACTATCGGATCGTAAAAAAGGTGCTGAAGAGCCAGCCGCAGAAGAAAAAGAACAAACTGTATCATATTCGTAA
- the rbsR gene encoding ribose operon transcriptional repressor RbsR: protein MSTIKDVAKLAGVSVATVSRVLNKNGYVHEDTLKKVERAIEMLDYKPSTVARSLYNKKSRLIGLVVPNIVNPFFPEVARAVEDVAHQQGYTVVLCNSDESLEKEKQYIDVLRQNNVDGFIVATNPQNSVNYMKLSVPVVAIDRMFNERIPTVYADNYAGSQAATKLLIDKGCKHIAHIRGPRDVSTANERFEGFVDVITQNNLSYMIAESTFDPANSERVAVELLEEYPHIDGIVAGNDLIAIGIVKAALQKGISIPDDLQIIGFDGISLTEMMYPSITTVAQPIYEMGKIATELLLEQMEGNILEEKHYRLPIEIIERNTTK from the coding sequence ATGAGTACGATTAAAGACGTTGCGAAATTAGCGGGAGTATCTGTTGCGACCGTTTCCAGAGTGTTAAATAAAAATGGATATGTTCATGAAGATACATTAAAGAAAGTAGAGCGAGCAATTGAGATGCTAGATTATAAACCTAGTACAGTAGCGCGTTCATTGTATAACAAGAAATCTCGTTTAATTGGCTTAGTTGTTCCGAATATCGTGAATCCATTCTTTCCAGAAGTTGCACGTGCCGTAGAAGATGTAGCGCATCAGCAAGGATACACAGTTGTCCTTTGTAACTCTGATGAGAGTCTAGAGAAAGAAAAGCAATATATTGATGTACTTAGGCAAAATAATGTGGATGGATTTATTGTAGCAACAAATCCACAAAATAGTGTTAATTACATGAAGTTGTCTGTTCCAGTTGTTGCAATTGACCGTATGTTTAATGAGCGTATTCCTACTGTATATGCAGATAACTATGCGGGAAGTCAGGCCGCGACAAAGTTATTAATAGATAAAGGCTGCAAACATATTGCACATATTCGCGGACCGCGTGACGTAAGCACAGCGAATGAACGTTTTGAAGGCTTTGTAGACGTAATTACGCAAAATAATCTTTCTTATATGATTGCAGAGAGTACATTTGATCCAGCTAATAGTGAGCGTGTAGCGGTGGAACTATTAGAAGAATACCCACATATTGATGGAATTGTTGCTGGGAATGATTTAATTGCAATAGGTATTGTAAAGGCTGCCCTTCAAAAGGGAATTTCTATTCCGGATGATTTACAAATTATCGGATTCGATGGAATTTCTTTAACAGAGATGATGTATCCATCTATTACAACTGTTGCACAGCCAATTTATGAAATGGGGAAAATTGCAACAGAACTGCTGTTAGAGCAGATGGAAGGAAATATATTAGAAGAGAAACACTATCGTTTACCGATTGAAATTATAGAACGAAATACAACGAAGTAA
- the rbsK gene encoding ribokinase: MPNIAVVGSISMDLVAVSKKRPKAGETVIGEAFHTIPGGKGANQAVAAARLGANVAMVGAVGNDNYGTVVRKNLENERVFIDYVVPVTDVATGIAHIVLAEEDNSIVVVQGANVLVNESVVDRSKDLLIKADMVVLQLEIPLETVKYVLSICEEHKIPVMLNPAPAQVLSEAILEKATYITPNEHECRIVLDDFTSPIEDLLAKYPNKLLMTEGSNGVRFHNGTEIVHVPSIAVDVVDTTGAGDTFNGALAVALSEGEALQKAIRFANIAGGLSVTKLGAQGGMPTRDKVCEVQVIVG; encoded by the coding sequence ATGCCAAATATTGCAGTAGTAGGCAGTATTTCAATGGACTTAGTGGCCGTTTCAAAAAAACGTCCGAAAGCAGGGGAAACAGTAATTGGTGAAGCATTTCATACAATTCCAGGAGGAAAAGGAGCCAACCAAGCGGTTGCTGCAGCTAGATTAGGCGCAAATGTAGCGATGGTTGGAGCGGTAGGAAACGATAATTATGGAACTGTAGTTAGGAAAAATTTAGAGAACGAACGCGTTTTTATCGACTATGTGGTACCGGTTACAGATGTGGCGACAGGAATTGCTCATATCGTTTTAGCAGAAGAGGATAACAGTATTGTTGTCGTGCAAGGGGCGAATGTTCTTGTAAATGAGTCGGTTGTAGATCGTTCAAAAGATCTTCTTATAAAAGCAGATATGGTTGTTCTTCAACTAGAGATTCCACTTGAAACAGTAAAATATGTATTGTCTATTTGCGAGGAACACAAAATCCCGGTTATGCTAAATCCAGCGCCAGCACAAGTGTTATCAGAAGCTATTTTAGAAAAGGCAACTTATATTACGCCAAATGAACATGAGTGCCGTATCGTGTTAGATGATTTCACATCACCAATTGAAGATTTACTAGCTAAATATCCAAATAAATTATTGATGACAGAAGGTTCTAACGGTGTTCGTTTCCATAATGGTACGGAGATTGTACATGTTCCTAGCATTGCTGTTGATGTAGTAGATACGACTGGAGCTGGTGATACATTTAATGGAGCATTAGCAGTTGCGCTTTCTGAAGGAGAAGCACTTCAAAAAGCAATTCGTTTTGCGAATATTGCTGGTGGTCTTTCTGTAACGAAGCTTGGGGCGCAAGGTGGTATGCCAACGAGAGATAAAGTATGTGAAGTGCAGGTGATTGTCGGATGA
- the rbsD gene encoding D-ribose pyranase, translating to MKKHGVLNSEMASVLASLGHTDTIVIADCGLPIPDGVKRIDLAVELGKPSFLDVLQVVADDMAIEKVTLAEEVINNNAEVNKEIELKLIEPAFEYVSHEQFKEHTKKAKAIIRTGEATPYANVILHAGVIF from the coding sequence ATGAAAAAGCACGGTGTATTAAACAGTGAGATGGCATCAGTCCTTGCTTCACTCGGGCATACAGATACGATTGTAATCGCTGATTGTGGTTTACCAATTCCTGACGGAGTAAAACGAATTGATTTAGCTGTTGAGCTTGGAAAACCAAGTTTTTTAGACGTATTGCAAGTGGTAGCTGATGATATGGCAATTGAAAAAGTAACATTAGCAGAAGAAGTCATTAACAATAATGCGGAAGTAAATAAAGAAATAGAGCTGAAACTAATAGAACCAGCATTTGAATATGTATCTCATGAACAATTTAAAGAGCATACAAAGAAAGCGAAGGCGATTATTCGTACAGGCGAGGCTACGCCTTATGCCAATGTAATTTTACATGCAGGCGTGATTTTTTAA
- the rbsA gene encoding ribose ABC transporter ATP-binding protein RbsA, giving the protein MHIEMKNVSKAFNGNSVLKNAQFMIETGEVHALMGENGAGKSTLMKILTGVYKRDGGTITIDGQERTFKNAKEAEEYGIAFIHQELNILPNLTVAENMFLGKELMYGKTGILRTRQMNAIAQQQLAELGLHVKGAMLAGELSVGQQQIIEIAKALMTNASVIIMDEPTAALTDREIETLFTVINKLRKEGVSFVYISHRMEEIFSICDAITILRDGEYVGKRLIPETSFDEVVSMMVGRSIGERYPERNSQIGDVIFEMRNGTKKGKFENISFQVRKGEILGVAGLMGAGRTDIMKAIFGYEPLDSGQIFINGQEVKIDSPIDAIRQRIAFITEDRKSEGLVLDFSIRENLALPNLESLSKGSVLSNELEQQFTADMMKLLNVKAASGEQTVKSLSGGNQQKVVIAKWLGIHPQLLILDEPTRGVDVGAKKEIYSIMNKLTEQGDAVIMVSSELPEVLGMSDRVLVIHEGKVGGILEKDEASQESIMALATGGE; this is encoded by the coding sequence ATGCATATTGAAATGAAAAACGTTTCAAAGGCGTTCAATGGCAATTCTGTTTTGAAGAATGCACAGTTTATGATTGAAACAGGAGAAGTCCATGCATTGATGGGGGAAAATGGAGCGGGTAAATCAACGCTCATGAAGATTTTAACAGGTGTATACAAAAGAGATGGTGGAACAATCACGATTGATGGCCAAGAACGAACTTTTAAAAATGCAAAAGAAGCTGAAGAGTACGGTATTGCATTTATACATCAAGAATTGAACATATTACCGAATTTAACGGTAGCTGAAAATATGTTTCTCGGTAAAGAGTTAATGTATGGGAAGACAGGTATTTTACGTACGCGTCAAATGAACGCGATTGCGCAGCAGCAACTAGCAGAATTAGGATTACATGTAAAAGGCGCTATGTTGGCAGGAGAGTTATCGGTTGGACAACAGCAAATTATCGAAATTGCGAAAGCGTTAATGACAAACGCGAGCGTTATTATTATGGATGAACCTACAGCTGCATTAACAGATCGTGAAATTGAAACGTTGTTTACTGTCATTAATAAATTACGTAAAGAAGGCGTTTCGTTCGTTTATATCTCACACCGAATGGAAGAAATTTTTTCAATATGTGATGCCATTACGATTTTACGTGATGGGGAATACGTAGGAAAGAGACTTATTCCGGAAACATCATTTGATGAAGTAGTGAGTATGATGGTGGGGCGCAGCATTGGTGAACGTTACCCAGAGCGAAATAGTCAAATTGGCGATGTCATTTTTGAGATGCGTAACGGAACGAAAAAAGGGAAGTTTGAAAATATTTCGTTTCAAGTGAGAAAAGGTGAAATCCTTGGTGTTGCTGGCTTGATGGGAGCTGGTCGTACAGATATTATGAAAGCGATATTTGGATACGAACCTTTAGATTCTGGCCAAATTTTTATAAATGGACAAGAAGTAAAGATTGATAGTCCGATAGATGCGATTAGACAAAGAATAGCTTTTATTACAGAGGATAGAAAATCTGAAGGGTTAGTGTTAGATTTCTCAATTCGAGAAAATTTAGCTTTACCGAATTTAGAAAGTCTTTCAAAGGGAAGTGTCTTAAGTAACGAACTAGAACAACAGTTTACAGCGGATATGATGAAACTTCTTAATGTGAAAGCAGCTAGTGGAGAGCAAACGGTGAAATCTCTTTCTGGTGGAAATCAGCAAAAGGTCGTTATTGCAAAATGGCTAGGTATCCACCCGCAGTTACTCATTTTAGATGAGCCAACAAGGGGTGTAGATGTTGGGGCGAAAAAAGAAATTTACTCTATTATGAATAAGCTTACAGAGCAAGGGGATGCCGTTATTATGGTATCATCTGAGCTTCCAGAAGTTTTAGGAATGAGTGATCGCGTTCTTGTTATTCATGAAGGAAAAGTCGGCGGCATTTTAGAGAAAGATGAGGCATCACAAGAGTCTATTATGGCACTAGCTACAGGGGGAGAGTAA
- a CDS encoding ABC transporter permease subunit, whose amino-acid sequence MAKKGNVLQQLGSLIGLVLIIVVITALNPAFIEIPNLFNILRQVSINALIAFGMTFVILTGGIDLSVGSILALSSALVAGMMASGMDPFLAMAVGLLAGLVMGIVNGIIIAKGKVAPFIATLATMTIFRGLTLVYMDGRPITGLGDHLMFQMFGRGYFLGIPVPAVTMMVAFAVLYFILKKTTFGRRTFAIGGNEEAAALSGINVTRIKVMIYGLSGILAALAGIVLTSRLDSAQPTAGTSYELDAIAAVVLGGTSLSGGRGWIVGTFIGVLIIGVLNNGLNLLGVSSFFQQVVKGLVILLAVLIDRRKEA is encoded by the coding sequence ATGGCTAAGAAGGGGAATGTATTACAACAACTCGGTTCTTTAATCGGTTTAGTATTAATTATCGTCGTAATTACAGCTTTAAATCCAGCATTTATTGAGATTCCAAATTTATTTAATATACTGCGTCAAGTATCGATTAATGCGCTTATTGCATTCGGAATGACCTTTGTAATTTTAACAGGGGGTATTGACTTATCGGTAGGTTCTATTTTAGCATTATCAAGTGCCCTTGTTGCTGGAATGATGGCAAGTGGCATGGACCCGTTCCTTGCAATGGCAGTTGGATTATTAGCTGGTCTTGTAATGGGAATTGTAAACGGTATCATCATAGCGAAGGGAAAAGTAGCCCCATTTATTGCAACTTTAGCAACAATGACTATTTTTCGCGGGTTGACGCTTGTTTATATGGACGGACGTCCGATCACTGGTCTTGGTGATCATTTAATGTTCCAAATGTTTGGCCGCGGTTATTTTCTCGGTATTCCGGTACCAGCTGTTACAATGATGGTCGCTTTCGCAGTACTGTACTTCATTTTGAAGAAAACGACATTTGGTCGCCGTACATTTGCAATTGGTGGAAATGAAGAAGCAGCAGCATTATCAGGTATTAATGTTACGAGAATTAAAGTAATGATTTATGGTCTTTCCGGAATTTTGGCAGCGCTTGCAGGTATTGTCTTAACATCACGACTAGATTCTGCACAGCCGACTGCAGGTACTTCTTACGAATTAGATGCAATTGCAGCAGTTGTATTAGGTGGAACAAGTCTTTCTGGGGGAAGAGGTTGGATTGTTGGTACATTCATCGGTGTACTTATTATCGGTGTACTAAATAACGGTTTAAATTTATTAGGCGTATCTTCTTTCTTCCAACAAGTTGTAAAAGGACTTGTAATCTTACTAGCTGTATTAATTGATCGTCGAAAAGAAGCGTAA
- the rbsB gene encoding ribose ABC transporter substrate-binding protein RbsB has protein sequence MKKWLLILVACIMVITAGCSMEPPEWAKDSSDKGRNKTIKVGFSVSTLNNPFFVTLKKGAEKKAKESGIELIAVDAQNDAAKQTNDVEDLIQKGVDVVVINPTDSDAVASAVSAANAANVPVITVDRVANSGKVVSHIASNNIEGGQMASDYIRELVGVGANVAELEGIPGSSAARERGKGFHNVADKSLKVVAKQAADFDRAKGLSVMENILQANGDIKAVFAHNDEMALGALEALKSSGKTDVVVVGFDATEDAVKAVNDGRMAATVAQKPELIGEKAMQTAKEITQGKKVDKSIPIELELIKKNK, from the coding sequence ATGAAGAAATGGTTACTTATACTCGTTGCATGTATTATGGTCATTACTGCTGGTTGTTCAATGGAACCACCAGAATGGGCAAAGGATTCTAGCGATAAAGGTCGAAATAAAACTATTAAAGTTGGATTCTCTGTTTCAACTTTAAACAATCCATTTTTTGTGACTTTGAAAAAAGGGGCAGAAAAGAAAGCGAAAGAAAGCGGCATTGAGTTGATTGCTGTTGATGCACAAAATGATGCAGCAAAGCAAACAAATGATGTTGAAGATTTAATTCAAAAAGGTGTCGATGTAGTTGTTATTAATCCAACCGATTCAGATGCTGTTGCTTCAGCAGTAAGTGCGGCAAATGCAGCGAATGTCCCTGTTATTACTGTAGACCGCGTTGCAAATTCAGGTAAAGTTGTTTCGCACATTGCCTCTAATAATATTGAAGGTGGTCAAATGGCTAGTGATTACATTCGTGAATTAGTTGGCGTGGGAGCAAATGTTGCTGAATTAGAAGGAATCCCTGGCTCTTCTGCTGCTCGTGAGCGCGGGAAAGGATTCCATAACGTAGCTGATAAGTCTTTAAAAGTAGTTGCAAAACAAGCAGCTGATTTTGATAGAGCAAAAGGATTATCTGTTATGGAAAACATTTTGCAAGCAAATGGTGATATTAAAGCCGTGTTTGCGCATAACGATGAAATGGCATTAGGGGCACTTGAAGCATTGAAGTCTTCTGGAAAAACAGATGTAGTCGTTGTTGGTTTTGATGCAACAGAAGATGCTGTAAAAGCGGTTAATGATGGGCGTATGGCTGCAACAGTTGCTCAAAAACCGGAATTAATCGGGGAGAAGGCGATGCAAACAGCAAAAGAGATCACGCAAGGTAAAAAGGTGGACAAATCTATTCCGATTGAATTAGAGCTTATTAAGAAA